The genome window gCCCTTAGCtagaagtggtggagccaggatgaaAACCCCAGACAGCTGGACTCCAGAGCCAAGCTCGTCACCACTATGTGACCCTCCTTTGATCCCCCCCTGCCTTTCTGAATGTCTGAATATACCCAGAGGACCGACTCTACCCTCCCCAATTTTCACAGTGGTGGCCATGGATTGGGACTGGGACCCCATACAGTAAGTCACACACTCACCCTGAATTGCTGGCAGGAACAGCGACGAACGTCCGGGTAAAGGCTCGCAAAGAGTCCCGAGATTTTCCATCCACTGCAATGATACCAATGGTGACAACCTGTCAGAGTCActcatgttttatgttttcaaacAGCTTCTCAAAAATCATGGTCTTATTTGATACAAAGAACCCTAAGTGGGCCAGACAGGGATGATTATGTGTGCACAGGGGAGCACAGTGGGGAGGAGTATCAGAGGTCAGGGAGGACACTAATAATAACAACACTGTCATCCCAttagtggagtgtgtgtgtgccaggccctgtgtcaAGCATTTTATACATCACTTCATTTACTccccacaacactatgagatggCTATTACTAACCCCCTTCCTTTCACAAATAAAGACTCAGGCTCAGAGGTAATGTAAATTGcccacagacacagaggaccaaAGCTGGGATGGAAGCTCAGacctgcctgactccaaagtctgTGTCCTTCTAATCCTCAGGCTTTTCCCATATCCCAGACAGGAAAAGACAGGTGGAGAGGGTAGGCTTGGGGAGCAGAATGAGAGAAGGAGgtcagggaagaagagagaaggtaGCTGGGAAGCTAAGAGTGCCGAGAACGACTGGCTGGGAAAGGGGCCACTCTGCAAACTCGGGGCCCCAAAGATCCCCACCTTCTTTGAAGACTCCATtgacagaaaaacacagcagCGTGCTCTGAAAGAGAAGCAGCAGCGTCAGGTACCCCGTCGGCTCCCAGCCAGGGCCTGCGTCCTCCCTGCCTCTTCGCTGCCCCCTCCCCAATTCCACGCTTCTGCCAAGGAAGACACAGGTGCTTACTGTCTGGGCGCTTATGTCTACCACGAAGGAATTGACGTCATGCTGAGTTTTGGGCAGCTCATTGAGGAAGGCCACGACGTTGAGACGTGTGTGCTTCAGCAGCCGGAACCGCAGGGCTGTGGGAGGAGGCACAGCCAAGGTGAGCAGCTGCCACACTCTGAGCCCAGACTGATTCCTCCCCATCCCCTTCTCCCAACCTGTTCTGCTCACGTCACACACTTACTAGGGTCTTTAAGCTTCTTCACATTCCTACTATCCTTGAAGTACTCAGCTAAGTTGCTTCTGGGGGgaacaagagaaaaaggaggCAGTGGTCAGAGCGGTGTGGTTGCTGCACGTGCTGGCCTGTCTATGCTGAGCAACTCTGGTCCTGGGCAGGTTCTGGAGGTGACACTCACCGGGCAGGGTTCTGGGGGGTGAAAGGAATACTCAGGGAGCAGCAGGCCCCATCGTGGTAGGCATCCAGGAGCCGCTGCCGGTCCCCGGAGTCATATATCGCATAGTACCTATgaggaaaacaaaagggaaagtCTGAGCTCCACAGTCTGGAGCCACACAGGGACCGACAGCTCCCGAGAGTGAGCTGTGCTGGGGCTGGcccacctctccccagcctgaggggACCTGAGACACTTACTGCTGCAAGAAGTGCAGGACCAGATTCTTCAGGGTCTCTGTTCCAAAGTAGCTTCCCTGGAATCAAAGAGATATTAGGACCACGTAACCAGGACTCTCCTCCCAACGTGAGCGCTAACTCTGTGCCCCCAGCCGCGCCCCCCTCCACTCACCTTGCAGGGCGGTAACACTGTAGGGGCTTCAACGTCAAAGGCAATCGGTGGGGGTAACTCATGGCCGTCCTGCAGAAAGGAAGTCACAGCCGACGATATAAACCAGACAGAAAAGGCTGGATGAGCACTCAGATGGGAGAACTAAGAGCGAGGGGTCACCGGTCAAGTGTAAAAGAGAAATGGCAAGGATTCATGAATCGTGATAGATGCAACTTTTGTCTACAGGTGTTTTTCTGGGAAGAATGATCATATTTTCAGCGACTGTGAAGCTGGGGAGATCCCAGCTGGGAGAAGGATGTCAGATCTCATTGTTCTACCAGCCCTTCAACCCTCCCTCAAAGGTCCTCAATAAAATGGCTTGATTCCCCCTACCCCGCcaccagggaaaaaaaaaaaaaaaaaggattagagACTTTGTCAGATTCTCAAAGGGCTCTATGTCCCCAGATTAGTGATCATACAAACATGTTAGGCAAGACTTTGAGGGTGCGAGATGCTATGCTCCtcagaagagaatgaaaaaagttAGGTACTTACCAGGCGTAATAATTTGGGAAATCGCTCTCGAACGGCGCTGTCAAGAACGGGACAGAAGTGAGTGATGTTTCAGAGCCACCGTGCCTCCTGGGCTGCTCTAGGGGCAAATACACCAATGCCCGAGGGACAGCCCATCCCATCCTCCTTGTCCTCACTCTTTCCTGGCCTCTGAGCTCCAGGAAAAACGGCCCCAACTCCCCACCTCTGCTGGGGCACCCAGAAATGACTGCCTCGGAGGACgactctctcctctctgcctgcctctGAGTGCGCCACTGGAGCAGCACTCCCAGCCCAGGCTTTAAGCCAGgacctcctttccctccctgtcccccttACCTTCCACCTACTCACCTGTGCAGCCCccaggaggagggaatggggtgGGAGCCCAGGGGCTCCGCTGCCTCAACAGGTATCCATCACTTCTGCCAGGTCTGGCCGTGGCCAAGACCAGAACACACCACAGAAATGGCACAGGATGTTGGGGCAGGGAGATGAGCAAGGCAGGGCTCAGGAGGGGATGAGgccaaggaagaagagaggggacgaaaaggagaagagagagaaaaggtagGAGAGGAAGGAGCAAAGGAGAGCTGGGGGAGATACTGgcgaggagagagaaaaaggaaagagaaagcaaagaagaagCGAAAGCACTACACGGCAAGAGTCATTTAGAAAGAAGAGGGAGAACAAAGGGAAGAAGGCACCTGACACAGCCCTTTCTTTCAGCTCCCTCTTCCCTGTGATCCAAGGAGGAAATGGGAAACAAATCCTTGCTGTGGCGAGAGGGCAGCTGCTATTGGCCAGGTCTCTGTCTGCCACCTGGGTTCCGATCTGAGCTGGGCGTGGGAAGCGAAGCAGCCATGGGGGCAGGAGACCTCCCTCAGAAGGGGTGAGGGTTCAGGCCCCTGCAAAGTTGGGGGGGGTGAGGGTCTGTGCCCCACCTCTGTTGGCCCCCAAGTTCTCTCCTGATGGCCCCTCTGCGACTGTGCCTGTCTTAGGTTGTTCCTTCCCTGAGGAATCTTACCCGTCTCTGGCTAACCAGCCATCCTCCGGGGCCAAGCAGGGTGATGTGAGGTGTGCGAGTGAGCGAGGGGCAGCGCCCCCAGAGAGGGTCAGTTCTCTGTCTCCTTGGTAGCCTATGCCCCCGTGGCCTCCACGCCCAGCACCTGCCTTGGGATTCCCTCGCCAACTGGCGGGGCCCCGGCTCTGATCACATGTCTTAGGGAACCCAGGTTTCTCCTCCAGGGAAGGCCCAGCTTACAGCATTGGGCAAGAGAGACCGATTGCATGGCACCAGCCACCAGGAGGCCTCAACCTCAGCGTGGGCAGGAAAGCCCAGGCAATAGCCTTGGGCAAGGAGATTGTGAGAAGAGAGCCCCTCTTGGCAAAAGGGCAAGAGGGGCCGTTGCaggacagaggaaggaagaacTTCCATCAGCAGGAAGTCCCAGGGAGGGAGGGCTTTCTCTGCCCAGGGATACCAGGCTCTTGGCTCAAAGCAACTCAATGTATGGGGCATAAGATACAAGATGACCCCTAGTCATGGTAAAAAAGGCACATGCTCTTCTTGAAACAAAAGGGTAGGGGGAGTGTAGAAAAGGCTGTGttcaggaagggaggagaaaggcCACAGAACCAGCAAACAGGCAGACAggtgagaagaaaggaaaggaggcctGGGGCAAAGCTGGGTATCACGGACAGACAAAAGGGAGGAGCACATGATCCTCCCCAAGGACAGGTGATTCCAGCTCAGGGCTGCACATCTCCTGCAGACGGGCACTGGTCAGGGTGCATCAGCTCAGCCTCCCAGGGGGTGAAGGTCCCCAGGAGGGGAGACAGAGGTTAACACTGACCTGATGTAGGTGGACTGGTCTCGAAAGGTATCACACAGGGTGTTTCCTTCAAGCCACAGCTCTTCTAGCTTCAGCCCTTTTATCTTGTCCAACTCCCGCTCAGACTTCAGCTGCaaaggatggggagaaaaggcGGGAAAGACATGCTGGTAAAGGGAGCCAACTagattcctcccacccccaagcccCACCTCACCCCTTAAATGCCCTCCCTCACCTCTTGCTGCCACCAGGCAAGTTCTCTCCACCCTCTGCCCACCCCGTCCAAAACACAAACAGGCTCTCAATCTCACCTCATTTCCAGAAAGATTGAGGATCTTTAGATTGGGTGCTTTCTGCACAATGCTGGACAAGTCATCCAGCCTGTACAGCTTGTTATTGCTCAAGTTTAAGGACAACAGCTGTGGGGAGAGAAGAATTTAGAGGGAGCACCAGCAGCAAGGGAATTTGAAACAAACCTGCCTCCCAACCCCatcctatctatctgtctatcccaccctgcttcctcccACCTCGTGGGACAAAGGCCTCACCTCAGGGATGTTCTCTTCAATGATTCGCAGGGTGGCTGCCATACAGCTTCTACGATTCAGGACAACATCAATGTTCTGCGCCACCAAATCttcaggaaggaaagggaagtctGAGAGGGCTTGCCCAGGCCAGCGTTCCCACCAAACCAGCCTCAAACGTTCGCTGCCTGACAGACCGCCCTCTGCCTCCACCGATCTAAGACTTGCTGCTATCAACGGTACCTGGGTCTGAACGGAGGCCCTTGAGGTCAAGTGCTTGTTGGGAGCCATCGTATCGTTTGCTCATGATCAGCTACAGAGGAAGACAAAGGATTCAGCGGTCACTGGAGTTGCGTGTGGGCGTGGGGGGAGGGTGAGAACTGGCAGGACGCGGGTGGAAGCACCCATCCCTTGAGGCTGCTTCACCTTTAGCTGCTCTACTTGTTCTGGCTTCAGTTCATTCTGCACAGTatggggtggaggagaggagtTGATGATGATAGATATCTGCAGGGGAGACACGCATGGGCACGGTGAACTCCAGGAAGGCCTAAGCCCCAGGACCAAGACCCAGTCCATGCCCTGAGCACcaatccccacccccaaccaagCCAGGCCCTTCACACACACCCTGCGGTTCTCCCGATCCAAAATCTTATAGTTGACAGCCTTCAATGCAGAGGCAGTACTGGCATCCTCAACAAAAAACTGGGCCCGTGTGTTTTCATAGTGAAACTGCAAGAAGAGAAAACAACAGCATTGGACTTGAGAGCCCAGAGCACCCCCGTGCAGCTGGTACCTCCACCCGCTCCTTGGTCCCCAGCCACACACTTGGGCCTTCTCTTACCTCAATGGGAGTGAAAGGGACACTGCACTTGCTCTGAATCATGCTCAGGAGCCATGACTTGTCGTATTTCCTGCCATAAGGAATCtagatgagagaaagagaagagaagggaacagcACATAACTAATACTGAACAGCAGACCCACTCTAGTTCTCCTTTCGTATCATCTGCCAAGCTCTAAAAGACTTTCTGAAGAAACGGTCAATTAAAGGTTTTctggagggacttctctggtggtccagtggttaagactcctcgctcccaatgctgggggcccaggttcgatctctggtcggggaactagatcccgcatgccacatctaagacccggtgcaaccaaataaatattaaaaaaaaaagctttctgggAATTCCGTggtgg of Balaenoptera ricei isolate mBalRic1 chromosome 8, mBalRic1.hap2, whole genome shotgun sequence contains these proteins:
- the NXF1 gene encoding nuclear RNA export factor 1 isoform X2; this translates as MADEGKSYNEHDDRVSFPQRRKKGRGPFRWKYGEGNRRSGRGGPVVRCSRLEEDDRDVAMSDAQDVPRVRYNPYAARPNRRGESWHERSRIHVTVPLRRDRAAPERGGAGTSQDGTSKNWFKITIPYGRKYDKSWLLSMIQSKCSVPFTPIEFHYENTRAQFFVEDASTASALKAVNYKILDRENRRISIIINSSPPPHTVQNELKPEQVEQLKLIMSKRYDGSQQALDLKGLRSDPDLVAQNIDVVLNRRSCMAATLRIIEENIPELLSLNLSNNKLYRLDDLSSIVQKAPNLKILNLSGNELKSERELDKIKGLKLEELWLEGNTLCDTFRDQSTYISAVRERFPKLLRLDGHELPPPIAFDVEAPTVLPPCKGSYFGTETLKNLVLHFLQQYYAIYDSGDRQRLLDAYHDGACCSLSIPFTPQNPARSNLAEYFKDSRNVKKLKDPTLRFRLLKHTRLNVVAFLNELPKTQHDVNSFVVDISAQTSTLLCFSVNGVFKEVDGKSRDSLRAFTRTFVAVPASNSGLCIVNDELFVRNAGPDETRRAFAMPAPTPSSSPVPTLSPEQQEMLQAFSTQSGMNLEWSQKCLQDNNWDYTRSAQAFTHLKAKGEIPEVAFLK
- the NXF1 gene encoding nuclear RNA export factor 1 isoform X1, which translates into the protein MKQELCLLPGVKEHDDRVSFPQRRKKGRGPFRWKYGEGNRRSGRGGPVVRCSRLEEDDRDVAMSDAQDVPRVRYNPYAARPNRRGESWHERSRIHVTVPLRRDRAAPERGGAGTSQDGTSKNWFKITIPYGRKYDKSWLLSMIQSKCSVPFTPIEFHYENTRAQFFVEDASTASALKAVNYKILDRENRRISIIINSSPPPHTVQNELKPEQVEQLKLIMSKRYDGSQQALDLKGLRSDPDLVAQNIDVVLNRRSCMAATLRIIEENIPELLSLNLSNNKLYRLDDLSSIVQKAPNLKILNLSGNELKSERELDKIKGLKLEELWLEGNTLCDTFRDQSTYISAVRERFPKLLRLDGHELPPPIAFDVEAPTVLPPCKGSYFGTETLKNLVLHFLQQYYAIYDSGDRQRLLDAYHDGACCSLSIPFTPQNPARSNLAEYFKDSRNVKKLKDPTLRFRLLKHTRLNVVAFLNELPKTQHDVNSFVVDISAQTSTLLCFSVNGVFKEVDGKSRDSLRAFTRTFVAVPASNSGLCIVNDELFVRNAGPDETRRAFAMPAPTPSSSPVPTLSPEQQEMLQAFSTQSGMNLEWSQKCLQDNNWDYTRSAQAFTHLKAKGEIPEVAFLK